Proteins from a genomic interval of Methanofollis formosanus:
- a CDS encoding radical SAM protein: MKCHYCERRCDLSDERIGFCRMYSLNEGTITERFPHRWSSYQVTHIESLPFFHAYPGARTLQVGTAGCNLTCSYCSNAFVARTDPATVELFHVSPERLVQIAEETGCHTIVFGVNEPTVSVPSLLDLAAQAHTRGIPIGCLTNGYMTEESAHTIAEHLSFVNVSLKSLSSAFYQKHAGVESVDPVLRTIGILAEHCHVEVTTPIVQGENDHEIKEIARFIAGIDPSIPWHVFRLLPEHRMAGERAPDIRHIDALLEPAREMLPYVYFSNFVGSNRLNTVCPACGRTVVERINPGGCGGKIVRSLLEDGRCPFCGETIPIHGERVMWDSMEVDDR, from the coding sequence ATGAAATGTCATTACTGTGAACGGAGGTGCGATCTCTCGGACGAGCGGATCGGCTTCTGCAGAATGTATTCCCTCAATGAGGGGACGATCACGGAACGTTTTCCCCACCGCTGGTCGTCATATCAGGTAACGCACATCGAGTCCCTCCCATTCTTTCACGCCTATCCGGGTGCACGCACCCTCCAGGTGGGAACAGCAGGGTGCAACCTCACATGCAGTTACTGCTCCAATGCCTTTGTGGCGAGGACAGACCCGGCAACCGTTGAACTCTTCCATGTTTCTCCCGAGCGCCTGGTCCAGATCGCAGAAGAGACAGGGTGCCATACGATCGTCTTCGGGGTCAACGAACCGACGGTCTCGGTCCCCTCGCTCCTCGATCTCGCAGCACAGGCACACACGCGGGGAATACCCATCGGTTGCCTCACAAACGGCTACATGACCGAAGAGTCAGCGCACACGATCGCAGAGCACCTTTCGTTCGTGAACGTCAGCCTGAAATCGCTGTCGTCGGCATTCTACCAGAAACATGCCGGCGTCGAGAGCGTGGACCCTGTGCTCAGAACCATCGGTATCCTTGCGGAACACTGTCATGTGGAGGTGACCACCCCCATCGTGCAGGGCGAGAACGATCATGAGATCAAAGAGATTGCCCGGTTCATCGCCGGAATCGATCCTTCCATCCCCTGGCACGTCTTCCGCCTCCTCCCCGAACACCGGATGGCCGGGGAAAGGGCACCCGACATCAGGCATATCGACGCCCTCCTCGAACCCGCACGGGAGATGCTCCCCTATGTGTACTTCAGCAACTTTGTCGGATCCAACCGCCTGAACACCGTATGCCCTGCATGCGGCCGTACGGTCGTCGAACGGATCAACCCCGGCGGGTGCGGTGGAAAGATCGTCCGCTCCCTCCTCGAAGACGGGAGATGTCCGTTCTGTGGGGAGACGATCCCCATCCATGGGGAACGTGTCATGTGGGATTCCATGGAGGTCGACGACCGATGA